The Mercenaria mercenaria strain notata chromosome 8, MADL_Memer_1, whole genome shotgun sequence genome has a segment encoding these proteins:
- the LOC123523195 gene encoding tripartite motif-containing protein 2-like, producing MADTEKSTEDPNFKGGVMSPNSQQTFAAMRYTAPPVAPRQKIVLDEESFEYSFLRCMVCKEKYNMEDRSPRLLPCHHAFCMSCLLAIYQREENYRQSLAPTKSVSGMSFAIPVSCPNCSSNFITTLEGLKQLMIDHRVVQLMDFVGHTDKQTITFCPNHALQPLNFFCEKCVQPICRDCTVLDHKVCSQEQLVIDLASATEKYTPALDEGIVSMREEIKSLTEKKEDCQKALDNSQKGDDSLTKSIKESFDKIRKALNDREKEILEMTNGNGGNSTESVEEKLTKLSDKEKEVEEILEAINNAKSAGTVQEMFIVYKKIREYTTESGIEKDVLQKSDQPSSTFVTRDESTIISRISGYGEIQSLQKQSNGYSSTSGLGYTSSGSSYLGSSSRYTSYTPSYTSRYQPRTYKY from the exons ATGGCCGATACAGAAAAAAGCACAGAGGACCCAAACTTCAAGGGAGGGGTTATGAGTCCAAACTCACAGCAGACATTTGCAG CAATGCGGTACACAGCGCCACCTGTCGCTCCCAGGCAAAAGATTGTTCTGGACGAAGAATCATTTGAATATTCATTTCTGCGATGTATGGTGTGCAAGGAGAAATATAACATGGAAGACAG GTCTCCACGGCTACTTCCCTGCCATCATGCCTTCTGCATGAGTTGTCTGTTAGCCATTTACCAACGTGAAGAAAATTACAGACAAAGTCTTGCTCCTACCAAATCCGTATCCGGTATGTCGTTTGCTATCCCAGTCTCCTGTCCAAATTGCAGTTCCAACTTTATCACCACTCTAGAAGGGTTAAAGCAGCTTATGATCGACCACCGAGTTGTTCAGCTCATGGATTTCGTTGGGCACACTGATAAACAGACTATCACGTTCTGTCCGAATCACGCTCTCCAGCCGCTTAATTTTTTCTGTGAGAAATGTGTTCAGCCAATTTGCAGGGACTGTACGGTACTAGATCATAAAGTGTGTTCACAAGAACAGTTAGTCATAGATCTTGCAAGTGCAACAGAGAAATACACACCTGCCTTAGATGAAGGGATAGTAAGTATGCGTGAGGAGATTAAGTCGTTGACGGAAAAGAAAGAGGATTGCCAAAAAGCGTTAGATAATTCTCAGAAAGGGGACGACAGTCTGACCAAATCTATAAAAGAATCGTTTGATAAAATCCGTAAAGCCTTAAATGACCGAGAAAAAGAAATCCTTGAAATGACAAACGGAAATGGGGGTAACAGTACAGAATCAGTAGAAGAAAAGTTAACAAAGTTATCTGACAAGGAAAAAGAGGTTGAAGAAATATTAGAAGCAATTAATAACGCTAAGAGCGCAGGAACAGTACAAGAAATGTTCATTGTTTACAAAAAGATTCGAGAATACACAACTGAATCGGGAATAGAGAAAGACGTTCTTCAAAAAAGTGACCAGCCTTCGTCAACGTTTGTAACACGTGACGAAAGCACGATAATATCCAGGATCTCTGGCTACGGCGAAATTCAAAGTTTGCAGAAACAATCAAACGGATATAGTTCGACTTCCGGTCTAGGCTACACAAGTTCCGGAAGTTCGTATCTAGGGAGCAGCTCAAGATACACGAGTTACACACCATCATATACAAGTCGGTACCAACCTAGAACATACAAGTACTGA
- the LOC123565895 gene encoding uncharacterized protein LOC123565895 has product MWICCGPRSVVFMLLLHTVTASSSTTDLPSTTTTDATTATLVAPNTTTVTGTQTTTSTVMPTTTSSPSTTSSINMSTTNSSLSTTSSTDMSPTTTTTKSSSSTTASLATGSPTTTSEISTSLKTTEVSNQTQISLTANPAMPTTSSSSTHMVSTAPENISSSVVSGSSASTISNRESTKSSAASDAHTAKTATGNVTTNISTSTLATVSTSTSIAAAAMTSTTTVKLTTSNSSDPKTTKRATNEIGATTPKPLDNANINESYSTTEGSVVVSKSTTKDSKIGHGASEKSTGYDRELTIIFGSACGLMAIIIIALCISRRRHIKKQEQFLTGGQDIEITSSKF; this is encoded by the coding sequence GTGACTGCGAGTTCGAGTACGACTGATCTGCCCAGTACAACAACAACAGATGCCACAACTGCTACACTGGTAGCACCAAATACAACCACGGTGACAGGGACTCAGACAACAACATCAACAGTTATGCCAACAACAACTTCATCACCATCAACAACTTCATCAATAAATATGTCTACAACAAATTCATCACTATCAACAACTTCATCAACAGATATgtcaccaacaacaacaacaacaaaatcatcaTCGTCTACAACAGCATCACTAGCGACAGGCTCACCCACAACTACGAGCGAAATTTCCACCTCACTGAAAACAACTGAAGTGTCAAACCAAACACAAATCTCATTAACAGCTAATCCAGCTATGCCAACAACCAGTTCATCTTCAACTCACATGGTAAGCACTGCaccagaaaatatttcatcatcaGTAGTCAGCGGGTCGTCTGCTTCGACAATATCCAATCGCGAAAGTACGAAATCATCAGCTGCAAGTGACGCACATACAGCTAAAACGGCAACGGGAAATGTAACAACTAATATTAGCACAAGTACATTAGCAACAGTGTCTACGTCAACTTCTATTGCAGCTGCTGCAATGACGTCGACAACCACGGTAAAGTTGACAACATCTAATTCATCTGATCCGAAAACTACTAAAAGAGCTACAAATGAAATAGGTGCGACAACACCAAAACCATTAGATAATGCAAACATTAATGAATCTTATTCAACCACAGAAGGTTCTGTAGTGGTCTCAAAGAGCACAACGAAAGACTCAAAAATCGGTCATGGAGCATCTGAAAAATCAACGGGGTATGATCGTGAACTGACGATAATTTTTGGCTCGGCGTGTGGACTAATGGCGATCATTATAATCGCGTTGTGTATTTCAAGACGGCGGCATATTAAGAAACAGGAGCAATTTTTGACGGGCGGGCAGGATATTGAAATAACGTCATCCAAATTCTAA
- the LOC123565552 gene encoding tripartite motif-containing protein 59-like — protein MSSTEEAKRLEEKLKQFETKDDGKGNMRALVPYDPIEQRKRNLVLDEERFEDTFLKCLICRESYDDDEKVPKMLPCHHTFCLDCLQQMFRVEGEFRQTLTSAFRSMPVAVKISCPTCRDSIIASAMEIKKLPNDHTVLELVAFIKHIGKAKVSYCSKHQMQPLNFFCEPCMQPVCCDCTVIDHKEINGHVVISVDAAMKKYSPAIDKTLCEIDSEKKSLEDKRHALEKAFDNVEQIQRELAVQIRQTFDRIRDSVDERERELFEISEREIDRKRTMLRDCMKMVTSRETELKQQTAKLSQTKDNKDLVNMFDFNKNARECLETKPEIPVSKSSEDFAVSFQFNSRQENSVRQNIANFGDVTFKFD, from the exons ATGTCATCGACGGAAGAAGCGAAGAGACTggaagaaaaactgaaacaatttgAAACAAAAGATGATGGAAAAG GTAATATGCGGGCCCTTGTACCATATGACCCGATagaacaaagaaaaagaaatctggTTCTTGACGAGGAACGTTTTGAAGATACATTCCTAAAATGTCTTATATGTAGAGAAAGCTACGACGATGACGAGAAGGTTCCAAAAATGCTTCCGTGTCACCATACCTTTTGTCTTGATTGTCTACAACAAATGTTTCGCGTGGAGGGCGAGTTTCGTCAAACTCTGACCTCCGCGTTTCGTAGTATGCCAGTTGCTGTGAAAATCAGCTGCCCTACATGCAGGGATAGTATTATAGCTTCTGCTATGGAGATCAAAAAATTGCCAAACGACCACACTGTTCTAGAACTTGTTGCTTTTATAAAGCATATCGGAAAGGCAAAAGTTTCGTATTGTTCTAAACATCAAATGCAGCCCTTGAACTTTTTCTGCGAACCTTGCATGCAACCTGTCTGTTGCGATTGCACGGTTATAGATCATAAAGAAATTAACGGGCATGTTGTTATAAGCGTAGATGCAGCGATGAAAAAGTACTCCCCAGCAATTGACAAAACTCTTTGTGAAATTGACTCCGAGAAGAAATCGCTGGAAGATAAACGACACGCGCTTGAAAAAGCGTTTGATAATGTGGAGCAGATTCAGCGCGAGCTTGCGGTCCAGATTCGCCAGACGTTTGATCGCATTCGTGATTCTGTGGACGAGAGGGAAAGGGAGCTGTTTGAAATATCCGAACGCGAGATAGACAGGAAAAGAACAATGCTTCGGGACTGCATGAAAATGGTGACCAGCAGAGAAACTGAGCTGAAGCAGCAGACGGCAAAACTTTCACAAACAAAAGATAACAAAGATCTGGTGAATATGTTCGATTTCAATAAGAATGCACGTGAATGTCTAGAAACAAAACCGGAAATTCCGGTTTCAAAGTCGTCTGAAGATTTCGCAGTTAGTTTCCAGTTCAACAGTAGACAGGAAAACAGTGTACGACAAAACATTGCCAACTTTGGTGACGTCACATTCAAGTTTGATTGA